The region GGTGGTCGGCGATGCGGACTTGTTCGAGGCGGATGATGCCGATGGCCTCGTTGCCGGTATTGCCGCCGCGTGCGCTGGCGACCACGGTGCCGCCTTCGACCTGCAAGGTGACGCGCTGGCCGTCGCGCTGCAGCACCTTGCCCTTGAGACGATTGTTGCTGCCCATGAACTCCGCCGTGAACAAGGTGTCGGGCGTCTGGTACATGCTCTGCGGCGTACCCTGCTGTTCGATCTTGCCGTTGTTGAGCAGCAGGATGCGATCCGAAATCGCCATCGCCTCGCCCTGATCGTGGGTGACCATCAACGCCGACAAACCGAGCCGCACGATCAGTTCGCGCAGGAAAGCGCGCGCTTCTTCGCGCAGCTTGGCGTCGAGATTGGACAGCGGCTCGTCAAGCAGAATGACCTGCGGGTTGTAGACCAGCGCACGCGCAATCGCGACGCGCTGCTGCTGGCCGCCGGAGAGCTGGTGCGGGAAACGTTCGCCGAGATGGCCGAGGCCGAGTTGCGACAGCACGGTCTTGACGCGTTCTGCAATCTCCGTGCCGCCCATCCTGCGCAGCTTGAGACCGTAGGCGACGTTGTCGAACACGGTCTTGTGCGGCCACAGCGCGTACGACTGGAACACCAGTCCGAGGTTGCGTTCCTCGGCCGGCATTTCATAATTGCGCGCGCCGTCGAACACCCGGCGCTCGGCGATATCGATGGTGCCGGCCTTGGGCGACTCCAGCCCGGCGACGGCGCGCAGCAGCGTGGTCTTGCCGCTGCCCGAAGGGCCCAGCAAGGCAACCACTTCGCCGCGCTGCAATTGCATGGAGACGCCCTTGAGAATCGGATTGGCGCCGGCGCCGCTGCCGTAGTCGAGGTGGAGGTCGTTGACGGTGAGTTCTGACATGATGATTCCTTTGATTGCCGGCCGCGACGCTCTTGCCGCGGCCTCGTGTAGTGAATGACGGAGCCGATGAGTTAGTCGTGCAGCTTGATGCCGAAGCGCAGGGCGATGCCGAGGCCGATGGCCACCAGCGTGATGTTGATGAAGGACAGCGCCGCCACCAGCTCCACCGCGCCTGCCGCCCACATCGAAACGATCATCGAACCGATCACTTCGGTGCCCGGCGACAGCAGGTAGACGCCGGTCGAGTACTCGCGCTCGAAGATCAGGAACACCATCAGCCATGCGCCCAGCAGACCGTACTTCACCAGCGGCAGCGTGACGTCGCGCGTGACCTGGCCACGTTGCGCGCCGACCGCGCGCGCCGCCTCTTCCAGTTCAGGACCGACCTGGAGCAAGGCCGTCGTGATCAGGCGCAGGCCGTAGGCCATCCACACCACCGAATACGCCAGCCATACCGAGAAGATGGTTGAGCGCAGCGATCGCAACTGCGGGATGAAACTGTCGACCAGCCAGCGTGCGACGTCGTTATCGAAGCCTTTGAGGAAGTTATCCAGCAACGACGGTACGAACAGGAATACCCACAGGAAGGACAGGCCGGCCAGCAAGCCCGGCACCGCACGCGGCACCAGCACGCTGTAGTCGAGGAAGCGCGTGACGCCGTCGTTCTTGCGATGCATCGCCAGCGCAATCGCGCTGTAGCACACCACTGCGAACGCGCCGCCGATGACACCGATCAACACCGTGTTGACGATGCCGCGCACCAGCGAAGGCTGGCTCCAGACGTCGCGGAAGTTTTGCAGCGTGAGCACTTCCATCAACCTGACGCCGTCGCCCCAGTGCGACACAAAGGTGCGCAAGGCGATGCCCGACAGCGGCACGACCACGGTGAACAGCAGCCAGAAAGCGATCAGCGTGAACGCGATCCAGCGCCACTTGCCGAGCGGCAGCGCTTTCTGGCGCGCACCCTTGCCCTTGATCGAAACGTACTTGTTGGCAGACTTCAGCAGCCACCGCTGCAACATCACCAGCGGCATCGTCACCGCCACCAGGCAGACCGCAACCGCCGCCATCAGGTGATACGAGGGCGTGCCGAGCTTGTTGGTCAGCTTGTAGAGATAGGTTGCCAGCACCAGGTGGCCTTCCGGATCGCCGAGCACCAGCACCAGGCCGAACACTTCGAACCCGAGGAAGAACACCAGTACGCCCGAATACGCCAGCGCCGGCATGATCATCGGCAGCGACACGTTGAGCGCGACTTGCAGCGGCGATGCGCCGGCGACACGCGCGGCCTCCTCGACATCCGAACCGAGACTCTTCAGCGCCGCCGACGCGTACAGGTAAACGTGCGGCACGTGCGTCAGGCCGGCGATGACGACGATGGCCGGGAAGGAATACACATTCCACGGGTCGCCTTCAAAACCGACCACCGACAGCAGGTTGCGCACCCACACCGTATAGAACCCGACCGGCCCCATTGACACCACGTAGCCGAAGGCGATCACCATCGGCGAGACGAAGATCGGCACCAGCAGCATCGGCGCAATCCAGGCGCGTCCCGGCAGATCGGTGCGTACCATCAGGAAGGCCAGCATGCCGCCCAGCGGCACGGCGATCAGCGCCAGCCCGGAGGCGAGATAGAAGCCATTGACGAAGGCCTGGCGAAAATCCGGGTCGTCAAAGATGAAACGATACGAATCCAGCGTCAGCGTCTTGACCGGCGCGAAGAACGGCGCCGACAAGAAGCTTTGGTAAAAAATCAGCAGCAGCGGCACGAAGATGGCCAGCGACGCCAGCGCGACCACGACGCCGCGTGGCCAGTTCAGGCGGAACCGGGCGCGCCGTATCGGCAAGGCGCCGGGAGTGGAAGAAAGTGTTTGCATGGGAACCTGCCGTTTCTGGTGATGAAGCCGCCCGTGTCCCCCGGCATCTCGAAAATTCAGACAAGCCGGGGGCCTGGGAGGCGCAACAGTTGCGCCGCCCATGACGGGTATTACGTGAGAAATGTTGCTGAAAGGCCGCCCGGCTGCACGCCGGGTTGATCAGGACCTGTCGCTGCCGGCGTTTACTTCTTGCCGGCCGCGTCCTTCCATTGCTTGAGGAAGGCCAGGCGCTTGGTCTGGTCCAGGTATTCCAGCAAGTCGGTGTTGACCGGCATCGGCTTCAGGGCGGCGCCGAGTTGTTTCGTCAGTTCAGCCGAGGTGGTCGAGCCGACGACGTCGCCGCGGATCGCGAACAGTTGTGCGTCATTGGCGATGATGGTCTGGCCGCGCTTGGACAGAATGTAGTCCAGCCACAGCTTGCCGGCGTTGATGTTCTTGGCCGACTTGTTGATGAAGATCACGCGCGACAGCACCAGGTTGTAGTCCTTGGTGAAGGAGATGCCGATCGACGGGTCCTTCTTGGCCCGGGTCAATGCATAGGGACCCAGGATGTTGTAGCCGATCAGGTTTTCGCCCGACGAGATGCGTTCGAGCATGGTACCGGTGGAGGACTGCACGCGCACCGCCACGCCGCCGAGCGCTTTGGCGAAGTCCCAGAATTGCGGATTGAGCTTCAGGTCATGCGTAATCAGGCTGAAACCGACGCCGGATTTTTCGATGTCGTAGGTGGTGACCTTGTTCTTGTATTTGTCGAGTTTGGTGGTCAGCAGCCTGGTGAAGTCGGCGTGCGTGGCCGGCACTTCGGCCTCCGGCACCAGACGCTTGTTGTAGACGATGGCAGTGGGCTCGAAGGTGGTGCCGTAGGCGGTGTCCTTCCAGTTGGCCCAGGCCGGGACGGCAGCGGCTTCCGGCGACTTGTAGGCCAGGCCGTAACCTTCCGACGCCAGCTTCATCTGCAGGTCCATCGACGACGACCACATCACGTCGGCGGTCGCGCCGCCGGCGGCGGCTTCGGAGATGAAGCGGTTATAGACCTCAGTGGAATTCATGTCGTTGTACTCCACCTTCACGGCCGGATACAGCGCGCTGAAATCCCGGATCAGCGCTTCGGCCGCCTTGGAATCAGTGGTGCTGTAGACCACGACCTTGCCCTCCTTCTTCGCCGCCTCGACTACCTTGGCGTAATCAGCCGAATAGCCAGACGGACTCTGCGCCAATGCGCTTAAGGACAAACCGGCCAGCGCCAGTGCGATCGTGATGCGGCGTTTTACGAACATGCGAAATCTCCTCTTCAGTTATTCAGAAGCAAGACGGAGCGGTCATCTGACCAACCCCAGTTCCTGCGATTGCTTGCGATATTGCTCAACCACCTTGCGGACGTAGTCGGTCAGCGGCGCGCCGGTCATGGCGAATGGATAGAGTCCGGCGGTCGCGCGCTGGCGCTTGAATTCGTCGGTCGCCATGGTGCGGTCGAACACCGCCACCCAGCGCTGATAGTCGGCGTCGCTGACATGGGCGCTCATGTAGAAGCCGCGAATGATCGGCCACACCACATCGAAACCTTGCTCGCGCGCGGTCGGTACCTCTGCCAGCACACCCGGCAGGCGTTGCTCGGACAACACCGCCAGCACGCGAAATTTCCCATCCTTGGCAGACGAAGCCGCTTCCGAAGCGTCGCCTGAAATCACCTGCACGTGATTCGCCTGCAGGGCGGTGAATGAATCGCCGCCGCCTTCCAGCGCGACGAAGCGGAAGTTGCGCGGATCGACGCCGGCGCGGCGCGCGATCATCGCCACCTTGAGCCAGTCCTGGCTGCCGACCGTACCGCTGACGCCAACAGTGATCTTGCCCGGCTCGCTGCGCATGGCGTCGATCAGCTCGCGCAGGTTCTTGTATGGTGCGTCGCTGCGCACGGCGATCATGCCGTAGTCGACGCCGACGCCGGCCAGCCAGCGCACGTCGGATACGGCGGCCTTGCCATACTTTCCTTGCGCCAGGTTGAGCAGCGAACCGCCCGAAAACGTCACCAACGTGTCGGCGCCGCCGCGGCGCTGCGACACCACCGAACTCCATGCCACCGCACCGATGCCGCCGGGCAGGTAACTGATCTTGACCGGCGCGTCCTCTGTGGCCAGCGGCAAGGCTTTGCGGATCATCCTGCAAGCGCCGTCCATTCCGCCGCCGGGCTTGGCCGGCACGATGCATTCCACCGCACGCGCCGCCTGCGCCGCCGGCGCATGCAGTCCGGCAGCGCCGATGAACAAGGCGCACGCCGTCAACAGATGACGCCGGATGAACGAGTTCATGACAGCCGTCAGACGTCGTGCGAAATGGCAGCCACGCGGTGCAGCGAATACGGGAAAGTACTTTTGCCGGCAGCACGAAAACAAGTACAAAAATAAGTGCGCAAACAAGTGCGATGGCTCATGCCGTGTCTCCGATGTCTGGTTATTATTATTTTTGATTTGACTATGTGGGCGGATGCTACGCGGCCAAACTTTCATTCGGCTTTCAGTGTTGTTAAAGCTTTGCACCACCGGCTGCAAAGCCGCTATTGCAAAGGCCGCGCTTCTGTTAGCATCCGCAACTATCCGTTGCATCGCAGCGCCGGCCGGGCTGATTTTTTTCATGCGGGTCTCCTTGTTGCACTGCACTGCGATTTCATGTGTTTCCGTCATTTCGCTTCTCATTCGGTATCTGCATCATGCGCATTCTATTGGTTGAAGATCATGTCGAACTTTCCCGCTGGATTTCCAAGGCGCTGCAGGATGCGCACCTGACCGTCGAATGCGCCAACAACGGCGATGACGCCGACAGCCTGCTGCTGACGCAGGAGTACGCGCTGGTCATCCTCGACCTGACGCTGCCGAAGATGGATGGCCTCGATGTGCTGAAGCGCCTGCGCGCACGCGGCAGCCGCACGCCGGTGCTGATCCTGACCGCGCGCGGCGGGCTCAACGACCGCGTCAACGGCCTCAATCTCGGCGCCGACGACTACCTCGCCAAACCCTTCGAGCTGGTGGAACTGGAAGCGCGTGTGAAGGCGCTGCTGCGACGCGCTCAAGGAAATGAAGCGGTCACTATCCAGTGCGGCGCATTGAGCTTCGACACGGTGTCGCGCATGTTCACCTATGGCGGCGCGATGCTGGCGCTGACACCGCGTGAACACGCCGTGCTGGAGACGCTGATCACGCGCGCCGGCCGCACCGTCGCCAAGGAGAAACTGTTCCAGGAAGTGTTCTCGCTGGACGACAACGCCAACGTCGACGCCATCGAAATCTATATCCATCGCGTGCGCAAGAAACTCGACGCCGTCGATGAAGGCCGAGTATCCATCACCACCTTGCGCGGCCTCGGTTACCTGCTGCAAGCGGCCGGATGATACGCAACGCCGCCGCGGGACCGGGTAGCCTCGGCAGCCTGCGCAGCCAGCTGATGCGCTGGCTACTGGTGCCGCTGCTGATCCTGGTCGCTCTCGACGCGGTCTCGGTGTATTACAACGCACTGGAAGTGGCCGACATCGCCTACGATCGTTCGCTGCTCGCATCGACGCGCGCGCTGGCCGAGCGC is a window of Herbaspirillum hiltneri N3 DNA encoding:
- a CDS encoding response regulator; its protein translation is MRILLVEDHVELSRWISKALQDAHLTVECANNGDDADSLLLTQEYALVILDLTLPKMDGLDVLKRLRARGSRTPVLILTARGGLNDRVNGLNLGADDYLAKPFELVELEARVKALLRRAQGNEAVTIQCGALSFDTVSRMFTYGGAMLALTPREHAVLETLITRAGRTVAKEKLFQEVFSLDDNANVDAIEIYIHRVRKKLDAVDEGRVSITTLRGLGYLLQAAG
- a CDS encoding Bug family tripartite tricarboxylate transporter substrate binding protein; this translates as MNSFIRRHLLTACALFIGAAGLHAPAAQAARAVECIVPAKPGGGMDGACRMIRKALPLATEDAPVKISYLPGGIGAVAWSSVVSQRRGGADTLVTFSGGSLLNLAQGKYGKAAVSDVRWLAGVGVDYGMIAVRSDAPYKNLRELIDAMRSEPGKITVGVSGTVGSQDWLKVAMIARRAGVDPRNFRFVALEGGGDSFTALQANHVQVISGDASEAASSAKDGKFRVLAVLSEQRLPGVLAEVPTAREQGFDVVWPIIRGFYMSAHVSDADYQRWVAVFDRTMATDEFKRQRATAGLYPFAMTGAPLTDYVRKVVEQYRKQSQELGLVR
- a CDS encoding ABC transporter permease, with product MQTLSSTPGALPIRRARFRLNWPRGVVVALASLAIFVPLLLIFYQSFLSAPFFAPVKTLTLDSYRFIFDDPDFRQAFVNGFYLASGLALIAVPLGGMLAFLMVRTDLPGRAWIAPMLLVPIFVSPMVIAFGYVVSMGPVGFYTVWVRNLLSVVGFEGDPWNVYSFPAIVVIAGLTHVPHVYLYASAALKSLGSDVEEAARVAGASPLQVALNVSLPMIMPALAYSGVLVFFLGFEVFGLVLVLGDPEGHLVLATYLYKLTNKLGTPSYHLMAAVAVCLVAVTMPLVMLQRWLLKSANKYVSIKGKGARQKALPLGKWRWIAFTLIAFWLLFTVVVPLSGIALRTFVSHWGDGVRLMEVLTLQNFRDVWSQPSLVRGIVNTVLIGVIGGAFAVVCYSAIALAMHRKNDGVTRFLDYSVLVPRAVPGLLAGLSFLWVFLFVPSLLDNFLKGFDNDVARWLVDSFIPQLRSLRSTIFSVWLAYSVVWMAYGLRLITTALLQVGPELEEAARAVGAQRGQVTRDVTLPLVKYGLLGAWLMVFLIFEREYSTGVYLLSPGTEVIGSMIVSMWAAGAVELVAALSFINITLVAIGLGIALRFGIKLHD
- a CDS encoding ABC transporter substrate-binding protein is translated as MFVKRRITIALALAGLSLSALAQSPSGYSADYAKVVEAAKKEGKVVVYSTTDSKAAEALIRDFSALYPAVKVEYNDMNSTEVYNRFISEAAAGGATADVMWSSSMDLQMKLASEGYGLAYKSPEAAAVPAWANWKDTAYGTTFEPTAIVYNKRLVPEAEVPATHADFTRLLTTKLDKYKNKVTTYDIEKSGVGFSLITHDLKLNPQFWDFAKALGGVAVRVQSSTGTMLERISSGENLIGYNILGPYALTRAKKDPSIGISFTKDYNLVLSRVIFINKSAKNINAGKLWLDYILSKRGQTIIANDAQLFAIRGDVVGSTTSAELTKQLGAALKPMPVNTDLLEYLDQTKRLAFLKQWKDAAGKK
- a CDS encoding ABC transporter ATP-binding protein; the protein is MSELTVNDLHLDYGSGAGANPILKGVSMQLQRGEVVALLGPSGSGKTTLLRAVAGLESPKAGTIDIAERRVFDGARNYEMPAEERNLGLVFQSYALWPHKTVFDNVAYGLKLRRMGGTEIAERVKTVLSQLGLGHLGERFPHQLSGGQQQRVAIARALVYNPQVILLDEPLSNLDAKLREEARAFLRELIVRLGLSALMVTHDQGEAMAISDRILLLNNGKIEQQGTPQSMYQTPDTLFTAEFMGSNNRLKGKVLQRDGQRVTLQVEGGTVVASARGGNTGNEAIGIIRLEQVRIADHQTDNAIRLPLSTCMYLGDRWECLFKATSADSTTVGLRAYAPHKLEQGEYWLTLPEQALWAF